From the genome of Alosa alosa isolate M-15738 ecotype Scorff River chromosome 18, AALO_Geno_1.1, whole genome shotgun sequence, one region includes:
- the rufy2 gene encoding RUN and FYVE domain-containing protein 2 isoform X5 yields the protein MILTSAMATPAEHDLTLAEAESNKEKTQMFGILRLQEDKSTGEKASTVAAAASTSSSSSVKSGDGRWQAPIFALARKASETFSGSIHVLPKVAEHKTSPFTEDWSSKAFRDPMAMERANLLNMAKLSIKGLIESALSFGRTLDSDYPPLQQFFVVMEHCLKHGLKVKKSFLGYNKSLWGPLEMVEKLCPEAAEIAASVRDLPGLKTPLGKARAWLRLALMQKRLADYLRCLITRKDILSDFYESAAVMLEEEGAVIVGLLVGLNVIDANLCVKGEDLDSQVGVIDFSMYLKNDIDDYRSEERNGQIAAILDQKNYVEELNRQLNSTVTGLQGRVESLEKSNSKLIEELAIAKNNIIKLQEENQQLRTENSVIVMKTQRRLEVTQVDVDVELDTYKQSRQGLDEMYNEARRQLREECQLRQDVENELVVQVSMKQEMEMAMKLLEKDIHEKQDTLIGLRNQLDDVKAINVEMYQKMQAADDGLKQKDEMISRLEEKTNQITATMKQLEQSDKDLLSQTRTLAMSFVKCASTDTEHQYKLVKDISF from the exons ATGATACTCACTTCTGCAATGGCGACACCTGCAGAACACGACCTCACATTAGCCGAAGCTGAAAGCAACAAAGAGAAGACTCAGATGTTTGGGATCCTTAGGTTGCAGGAAGACAAGTCAACCGGTGAAAAAGCTAGCACCGTGGCTGCTGCCGCCAGCactagtagtagcagcagcgtCAAATCTGGGGACGGGAGATGGCAGGCACCTATCTTCGCACTGGCACGGAAAGCATCGGAAACCTTCTCAGGAAGCATTCATGTCCTTCCCAAGGTAGCAGAGCACAAAACCTCTCCTTTCACCGAGGACTGGAGCTCCAAGG CCTTTCGAGATCCCATGGCCATGGAACGTGCCAACCTGCTGAACATGGCCAAGCTTAGCATCAAGGGTCTAATCGAGTCTGCCCTGAGCTTCGGCCGGACCCTGGACTCGGACTACCCTCCGCTCCAGCAGTTCTTTGTGGTGATGGAGCACTGTCTGAAGCACGGGCTGAAAG TGAAGAAGTCATTCCTTGGCTACAACAAGTCTCTGTGGGGTCCTCTGGAGATGGTGGAGAAGCTCTGCCCGGAGGCTGCTGAGATTGCCGCCAGTGTCAGAGATCTGCCAGGCCTCAA GACCCCTCTGGGGAAAGCTCGGGCTTGGCTCCGCTTAGCTCTCATGCAGAAGCGCCTGGCGGATTACCTACGATGCCTCATCACCAGGAAGGACATACTGAG TGATTTCTACGAGAGTGCAGCAGTGATGTTGGAGGAGGAAGGTGCTGTCATCGTGGGTCTTCTCGTCGGACTCAATGTGATCGATGCAAACTTATGTGTGAAGGGCGAAGACCTGGACTCACAG GTGGGCGTGATCGACTTCTCAATGTACTTGAAGAATGACATTGATGACTACAGAAGTGAGGAGAG AAATGGCCAAATAGCTGCTAttttggaccagaagaactaTGTTGAAGAGCTGAACAGACAACTAAA CTCAACAGTGACGGGCTTACAAGGAAGGGTAGAATCCCTCGAGAAGTCCAACTCCAAACTTATTGAGGAG CTCGCCATTGCCAAAAACAACATCATCAAACTACAGGAGGAAAATCAACAGCTACGAACAGAGAACTCAGTGATTGTCATGAAAACCCAGCGTCGTCTAGAG GTGACTCAGGTAGATGTGGATGTTGAGTTGGACACTTACAAACAGTCGAGGCAGGGTCTGGACGAGATGTACAACGAGGCCAGGCGACAGCTAAGAGAGGAATGTCAACTACGGCAG GACGTGGAGAACGAGCTGGTTGTCCAAGTGAGCATGAAGCAAGAGATGGAGATGGCCATGAAGCTGCTGGAGAAGGACATCCACGAGAAGCAAGACACCCTTATCGGCCTGCGCAACCAGCTGGACGACGTCAAGGCCATCAACGTTGAGATGTACCAGAAAATGCAG GCTGCTGACGACGGCCTCAAACAGAAGGATGAGATGATTTCCCGGCTGGAGGAGAAGACCAATCAGATCACAGCGACCATGAAGCAACTTGAACAGAG CGACAAAGATTTGCTGAGTCAGACCAGGACTCTCGCCATGTCCTTCGTGAAATGTGCCAGCACAGACACCGAGCACCAATACAAGCTCGTCAAAGATATTTCCTTCTGA